In one window of Holophagales bacterium DNA:
- a CDS encoding anthranilate synthase component I family protein, which produces MASPFVLLRGPGWRLPAPLDLGSPLEVRAVAADRPGDLPDLLAWLDAVAGSGRPERIAAGFLTYEAGVTIEGSRELFRPPATPLAWFGLFDTARRRGPDTAAGRRAGDDRVDERSRGPGVEPPADMHLPEWTAAVEAIREGIARGDVYQANLTRRTSRALPVSPRRLADLLWADNPVPWAICIDTGTEAVVSNSPELFLDADLASRRVASAPIKGTVPRFLGGSEEAARSALLASEKDAAEHLMIVDLIRNDLGRVCEAGSVHVPAFRTVRSFRHLHHLESTVAGTLRAGTRLSDLLVATLPGGSITGAPKRAALGFIQRLEPVARGPYTGAAGFVRGDGTAVFNVAIRTAILRGETVSYHAGGGIVWDSDPLLEWAETETKSREFFRALASAARESEVP; this is translated from the coding sequence TCGGCCCGGCGACCTGCCCGACCTTCTCGCCTGGCTCGACGCCGTGGCCGGCTCGGGCCGGCCGGAGAGGATCGCGGCGGGCTTCCTGACGTACGAGGCCGGGGTGACGATCGAAGGGTCGAGGGAGCTGTTCCGGCCGCCCGCGACGCCTCTCGCCTGGTTCGGGCTCTTCGACACCGCACGACGAAGGGGTCCGGACACGGCGGCGGGACGGCGCGCGGGGGACGACCGCGTCGACGAACGCAGCCGTGGACCCGGAGTGGAGCCGCCGGCCGACATGCACCTTCCGGAGTGGACGGCGGCCGTCGAAGCCATCCGGGAGGGGATCGCCCGCGGCGACGTCTACCAGGCGAACCTGACGCGGCGGACGTCCCGGGCGCTGCCGGTCTCACCTCGCCGGCTCGCCGACCTGCTCTGGGCCGACAACCCCGTCCCGTGGGCGATCTGCATCGACACTGGTACCGAGGCCGTCGTGTCGAACTCGCCGGAGCTCTTCCTGGACGCCGACCTCGCGTCCCGGCGCGTGGCCTCGGCCCCGATCAAGGGAACCGTGCCCCGCTTCCTCGGCGGAAGCGAGGAGGCCGCACGCTCGGCCCTGCTGGCATCGGAGAAGGATGCCGCGGAGCACCTGATGATCGTCGACCTGATCCGCAACGACCTCGGGCGAGTCTGCGAAGCGGGAAGCGTTCACGTTCCCGCCTTCCGGACGGTGAGGAGCTTCCGGCACCTCCACCACCTCGAGTCGACCGTGGCCGGGACCCTCCGCGCCGGGACCCGGCTCTCGGACCTCCTCGTCGCGACGCTGCCGGGAGGGTCGATCACCGGCGCCCCGAAGCGCGCGGCGCTCGGGTTCATCCAAAGGCTCGAGCCGGTGGCCCGTGGACCGTACACGGGTGCCGCGGGCTTCGTTCGCGGAGACGGGACCGCCGTGTTCAACGTGGCCATCCGGACGGCCATCCTCCGGGGAGAGACGGTCTCCTACCACGCGGGCGGCGGTATCGTCTGGGACTCGGACCCCCTGCTCGAGTGGGCGGAGACCGAAACGAAATCCCGCGAGTTCTTCCGGGCGCTCGCCTCCGCGGCGAGAGAGAGCGAGGTCCCGTGA
- a CDS encoding aminotransferase class IV, with product MSPDPVPFDAPAVERGFGFFETLLLIGRRAILWEPHARRLLTALEALDLPAPSLEALESSSGAALQGIGDDDGERALRLSWIAVGPDVDAPASWRLDASVRPIPGNTLARRAGSRAVTVPGRFRRDSPGFKSTSYFGAVAALRHARRSGGDEGLFTDGDLYLEGASTGLVAWNGGRFAGLAPGALPSVTAEAFLDGAGERRGLDREELLAGAILLGSLTTAVPLLALDGVECGLPPAMLRACEAFRQRLRTDAAMQKTL from the coding sequence GTGAGCCCCGACCCCGTCCCCTTCGATGCCCCGGCCGTCGAGCGCGGCTTCGGCTTCTTCGAGACGCTCCTTCTCATCGGGCGCCGGGCCATCCTCTGGGAGCCCCACGCCCGTCGCCTCCTGACGGCCCTCGAAGCGCTCGACCTCCCGGCACCGTCCCTCGAGGCCCTGGAATCGTCCTCCGGCGCCGCCCTCCAGGGGATCGGGGACGACGACGGAGAGAGGGCACTGCGCCTCTCCTGGATCGCCGTCGGACCCGACGTGGACGCCCCGGCTTCGTGGAGGCTCGACGCGTCGGTCCGGCCGATCCCTGGGAACACCCTGGCCCGCAGGGCCGGCTCGCGGGCCGTGACGGTGCCGGGACGATTCCGACGCGATTCCCCCGGATTCAAGTCGACGAGCTACTTCGGGGCCGTGGCGGCGCTCCGGCACGCCCGCCGTTCGGGCGGGGACGAGGGGCTGTTCACGGATGGGGACCTCTACCTCGAAGGAGCTTCGACCGGACTCGTGGCGTGGAACGGCGGGCGGTTCGCGGGGCTCGCCCCGGGGGCGCTCCCGTCCGTCACGGCCGAGGCATTCCTCGATGGGGCGGGGGAGAGACGAGGCCTGGACCGCGAGGAGCTCCTCGCCGGCGCGATCCTTCTCGGGTCCCTGACGACGGCCGTTCCGCTCCTCGCACTCGACGGCGTCGAGTGCGGCCTCCCGCCGGCGATGCTGCGGGCCTGCGAGGCGTTCCGGCAGCGGCTCCGGACGGACGCCGCAATGCAGAAAACGCTCTAG
- a CDS encoding SDR family oxidoreductase: MATKKARPTPAASHVVLFTGFPGFIGARLIPRLLELKPDTVFHCLVQEKFLDLARSSVEQLAATHPRTKGRIELVMGDITAPGLGIGETEARLLHRKLTGCYHLAAVYDLAVARDVAMRINVEGTRNVLGFLEECPHLRRFDYVSTAYVSGTAVGTYRETDLDVGQSFKNYYEETKFLAEEAVKGSALPTTTYRPAIVVGDSRTGETAKFDGPYFALNAMRQLPSPGVFVKVGRGTAPVNLVPVDYVLEAMARLSSWEGAIGKTYHLTDPNPLSAYEIEELFAKAIGKHFLFVPVPTVLAKLLFSPKPIQDYFGMPAATVEYFDHPVRYDNAQAAADLAAFGVSCPPFADYVQNLVAFYRKHVEKITRGAMI, encoded by the coding sequence ATGGCCACGAAGAAAGCGCGCCCGACTCCCGCCGCGTCCCACGTCGTTCTCTTCACGGGCTTCCCGGGCTTCATCGGCGCCCGTCTCATCCCGAGGCTCCTGGAGCTGAAGCCCGACACCGTCTTCCACTGCCTCGTGCAGGAGAAGTTCCTCGACCTGGCGCGGAGCTCGGTGGAGCAGCTCGCCGCGACGCATCCCAGGACGAAGGGGCGCATCGAGCTCGTGATGGGAGACATCACCGCTCCGGGACTCGGGATCGGCGAGACCGAGGCCCGCCTCCTGCACCGGAAGCTGACCGGCTGCTACCACCTCGCGGCGGTGTACGACCTCGCCGTGGCCCGGGACGTGGCGATGAGGATCAACGTCGAGGGAACGCGGAACGTCCTCGGCTTCCTGGAGGAGTGCCCGCACCTGCGGCGGTTCGACTACGTGTCGACGGCGTACGTGTCGGGAACCGCGGTCGGCACGTACCGCGAGACCGATCTCGACGTCGGGCAGTCGTTCAAGAACTACTACGAGGAGACGAAGTTCCTCGCGGAGGAGGCGGTCAAGGGGAGCGCCCTGCCGACGACGACCTACCGGCCGGCCATCGTCGTGGGCGACTCCCGGACGGGCGAGACGGCGAAATTCGACGGTCCCTACTTCGCGCTGAACGCGATGCGGCAGCTCCCGTCGCCCGGCGTCTTCGTGAAGGTCGGCCGGGGAACGGCCCCCGTGAATCTCGTCCCGGTCGACTACGTTCTCGAGGCGATGGCGCGCCTCTCGAGCTGGGAGGGCGCGATCGGGAAGACGTACCACCTGACGGACCCGAACCCTCTCTCCGCCTACGAGATCGAAGAGCTCTTCGCGAAGGCCATCGGCAAGCACTTCCTCTTCGTCCCGGTTCCGACGGTCCTCGCGAAGCTCCTCTTCTCGCCGAAGCCGATCCAGGACTACTTCGGCATGCCCGCCGCGACGGTCGAGTACTTCGACCACCCGGTCCGGTACGACAACGCCCAGGCGGCCGCGGACCTCGCGGCGTTCGGCGTGTCCTGCCCGCCTTTTGCCGACTACGTCCAGAACCTCGTCGCCTTCTACCGCAAGCACGTCGAGAAGATCACCCGCGGGGCGATGATTTGA
- a CDS encoding aldehyde dehydrogenase translates to MKGALSLPTGPIIDGQDVATGTTFFTRNPATGEKLAEIHRAGPAEIDAAVAAARKAYLHWGARTPKERQKHLASLLEVVRRSHDGLSRLIALEQGKPVAEARALDLVPAADALRYLSRFTEELLAPKSVDYQQILFAHKAASFRYEPLGVVAVITPWNFPFAIPMVELAACLAAGNTVVLKPASATAQTGLAIGELCRRAGLPPGVVNVVTATGSDVDRLLEHPGVAKILFTGSVETGCHVMRKASKNVTPFVLELGGKDAAVVAADADLDRTASGLVWGAFANAGQACGSIERVYVVRSVADELVAKIVERTRRLRQGDPLAEATDLGPMTTAEQRDFVDAQVREAVAQGARALTGGEKPVAKGYWFPPTVLVDVHHGMRVMTEETFGPVLPIVVVDDLDEAIALANDSEFGLTASGWTRSTKTAQKLVEELRTGTVTINDHLYSFGEPTATWGGLGKSGIGRSHGVHGLMELVNVKHVGVDLQDSPAAPWWYPYDGAFQEFMKKAFGLLYARDARTKMTDGLGLLSSGRFFGYVKVSKIAAKLGKVF, encoded by the coding sequence TTGAAGGGAGCCCTCTCCCTCCCGACCGGGCCGATCATCGACGGCCAGGACGTCGCGACGGGGACGACGTTCTTCACCCGGAACCCGGCGACGGGGGAGAAGCTCGCCGAGATCCACCGTGCGGGGCCCGCCGAGATCGACGCCGCTGTCGCGGCCGCCCGGAAGGCGTACCTCCACTGGGGCGCCCGGACCCCGAAGGAGCGGCAGAAGCACCTCGCGAGCCTCCTCGAGGTCGTCCGCAGGTCCCACGACGGCCTGTCGCGGCTCATTGCCCTCGAACAGGGAAAGCCGGTCGCCGAGGCGCGAGCCCTCGATCTCGTACCGGCCGCGGACGCCCTCCGGTACCTCTCGAGGTTCACGGAGGAGCTGCTCGCTCCGAAGTCGGTCGACTACCAGCAGATCCTCTTCGCGCACAAGGCGGCCTCGTTTCGCTACGAGCCGCTCGGCGTCGTCGCGGTCATCACCCCCTGGAACTTCCCGTTCGCGATTCCCATGGTCGAGCTGGCCGCGTGCCTTGCGGCAGGGAATACCGTCGTCCTGAAACCCGCCTCCGCGACGGCGCAGACGGGCCTCGCGATCGGCGAGCTCTGCAGGCGGGCAGGCCTTCCGCCCGGTGTCGTCAACGTCGTGACGGCGACGGGCTCCGACGTCGACCGTCTCCTCGAGCACCCGGGAGTCGCGAAGATCCTCTTCACGGGCTCCGTCGAAACCGGATGCCACGTGATGCGGAAAGCGTCGAAAAACGTCACGCCGTTCGTTCTCGAGCTGGGCGGCAAGGACGCGGCGGTGGTCGCGGCGGACGCGGATCTCGATCGAACGGCGAGCGGCCTCGTCTGGGGCGCTTTCGCGAACGCGGGGCAGGCGTGCGGGTCGATCGAGCGCGTCTACGTGGTGAGGAGCGTCGCCGACGAGCTCGTCGCGAAGATCGTCGAGCGGACGAGACGGCTGCGCCAGGGAGACCCGCTCGCCGAGGCGACGGACCTCGGACCGATGACGACCGCCGAGCAGAGGGACTTCGTCGACGCCCAGGTGCGCGAGGCCGTCGCGCAGGGCGCGCGGGCGCTGACCGGTGGCGAGAAGCCCGTCGCGAAGGGGTACTGGTTCCCGCCCACCGTCCTCGTCGACGTGCACCACGGGATGCGCGTGATGACGGAAGAGACGTTCGGGCCGGTCCTCCCGATCGTCGTCGTCGACGACCTCGACGAGGCGATCGCGCTCGCGAACGACTCGGAGTTCGGCCTCACCGCCTCCGGGTGGACCCGCTCGACGAAGACGGCCCAGAAGCTCGTCGAGGAGCTCCGGACGGGGACCGTCACGATCAACGATCACCTCTACTCCTTCGGCGAGCCGACGGCGACCTGGGGCGGGCTCGGCAAGTCCGGGATCGGCCGGAGCCACGGCGTCCACGGACTGATGGAGCTCGTGAACGTCAAGCACGTCGGCGTCGACCTCCAGGACTCGCCCGCGGCCCCCTGGTGGTACCCGTACGACGGCGCCTTCCAGGAGTTCATGAAGAAGGCCTTCGGACTCCTCTACGCCCGAGACGCCCGGACGAAGATGACCGACGGCCTGGGTCTCCTCTCGAGCGGCCGGTTCTTCGGCTACGTGAAGGTGTCGAAGATCGCCGCGAAGCTCGGAAAGGTGTTCTGA
- the uvrC gene encoding excinuclease ABC subunit UvrC, whose translation MGAPPDLSSYPDQPGIYLYRDAKGKILYVGKARSIRKRLASYFVAGPKHPKTEALLAEFETIDTVVANTESEALALENAFIKKHKPRYNILLRDDKTYPYIKVTTGEEWPRAHVTRRVLRDGHSYFGPFLPARTCRGAMKMVQRMFQVRTCRIEIDGNLPRPCLYFDMHACLGPCVASLTTKAAYDEAVRDVLLFLSGRNDELALRLRSKMETAAEAEGYEMAAAYRDCLRTVEELAQKQRVQSLAGEDVDVFGDFSDGGNLAVAVLHVRGGTVLDTRELFWEGIGDVDPEEFWVALLSQYYDATTFLPKEVHLPSEVPEEALAPVETWLSERRGARVEIRTPKRGAAFERVRIARDNARTSHVRRFRIVREAGEKATLALAKALDLDHRPARIECFDISHLQGSDTYASCVVFIDGKPQKDEYRAFRIDRPVPDDFASIAEAVTRRYERRREEGEPFPDLLVIDGGKGQLSAALAALDRIGIEMPAIGLAKREEEVFVPGRSLPLVLPRRHAGLKLLQRARDEAHRFGLRHHRRARTRRTLASPLLEVPGLGPASVRRLLAVFGNAEAVLAATAQALAAAGGKASASRIERWRASREDKGR comes from the coding sequence GTGGGGGCCCCTCCCGACCTCTCCTCGTACCCCGACCAGCCGGGGATCTACCTTTACCGCGACGCGAAAGGGAAGATCCTCTACGTCGGGAAGGCGCGCTCGATCCGCAAGCGCCTGGCCTCGTACTTCGTCGCAGGACCGAAGCACCCGAAGACGGAGGCGCTCCTCGCCGAGTTCGAGACGATCGACACCGTCGTCGCGAACACCGAGAGCGAGGCGCTCGCCCTCGAGAACGCGTTCATCAAGAAGCACAAGCCCCGGTACAACATCCTGCTGCGGGACGACAAGACCTACCCGTACATCAAGGTGACGACGGGGGAGGAGTGGCCCCGGGCGCACGTGACGCGGCGGGTCCTCAGGGACGGGCACAGCTACTTCGGACCGTTCCTCCCGGCACGAACGTGCCGCGGCGCGATGAAGATGGTGCAGCGGATGTTCCAGGTCCGTACGTGCCGGATCGAGATCGACGGGAACCTGCCCCGCCCGTGTCTCTACTTCGACATGCACGCGTGCCTCGGACCGTGCGTGGCGTCGCTGACGACGAAGGCGGCGTACGACGAGGCCGTCCGTGACGTGCTCCTCTTCCTGTCCGGCCGAAACGACGAGCTGGCCCTGCGCCTCCGGTCGAAGATGGAGACCGCCGCAGAGGCCGAGGGCTACGAGATGGCAGCGGCGTACAGGGACTGCCTGAGAACCGTCGAGGAGCTCGCTCAGAAGCAGCGGGTGCAGTCGCTCGCGGGGGAGGACGTCGACGTCTTCGGCGACTTCAGCGACGGCGGCAACCTCGCCGTCGCGGTGCTCCACGTGCGCGGCGGGACCGTTCTGGACACGCGCGAGCTCTTCTGGGAGGGAATCGGCGACGTCGACCCGGAGGAGTTCTGGGTCGCGTTGCTGTCGCAGTACTACGACGCGACGACCTTCCTTCCCAAAGAGGTCCACCTGCCCTCGGAGGTACCGGAGGAGGCGCTCGCTCCGGTCGAGACGTGGCTCTCGGAACGGCGCGGCGCCAGGGTCGAGATCCGGACGCCGAAGCGGGGCGCCGCGTTCGAACGGGTGAGGATCGCCCGGGACAACGCCCGGACGAGCCACGTCCGGCGCTTCCGGATCGTCCGCGAGGCGGGGGAGAAGGCGACGCTGGCGCTCGCGAAGGCGCTCGACCTCGACCACCGCCCCGCCCGGATCGAGTGCTTCGACATCTCCCACCTTCAGGGGAGCGACACCTACGCCTCCTGCGTCGTCTTCATCGACGGCAAGCCTCAGAAGGACGAATACCGGGCGTTCCGGATCGACCGCCCCGTGCCGGACGACTTCGCCTCGATCGCCGAGGCCGTCACGCGGCGCTACGAACGGCGGAGAGAGGAGGGCGAGCCCTTTCCCGATCTCCTCGTCATCGACGGGGGAAAAGGGCAGCTCTCGGCAGCCCTCGCGGCTCTGGACCGGATCGGGATCGAGATGCCGGCGATCGGCCTCGCAAAACGGGAGGAAGAGGTCTTCGTCCCGGGACGCTCCCTGCCCCTGGTTCTCCCGCGCCGGCACGCCGGGCTGAAGCTGCTCCAGCGCGCCCGCGACGAGGCGCACCGCTTCGGCCTCAGGCACCACCGCCGGGCGAGGACCCGCCGGACGCTCGCGAGCCCGCTCCTCGAGGTCCCGGGTCTCGGGCCGGCTTCCGTCCGGCGTCTCCTGGCCGTCTTCGGGAACGCGGAGGCCGTCCTCGCTGCGACGGCACAGGCCCTGGCTGCAGCCGGAGGAAAGGCCTCTGCCTCGCGAATAGAGAGATGGAGGGCGTCCCGGGAGGACAAGGGCCGGTAG
- a CDS encoding DUF4388 domain-containing protein: MDTSKSGGGSLSGGTLEKTEFAEVLRSAYHARKNAQVLVSSKGEERSFWFHRGRLLSASSNREAQLVGELLRAFGLADESVLFSAFEKALSDPGRGLANALRDSGAVAPYIADACVRALAEKVLYSTFQWTSGMYTIVPLEGPPDIPTAFDQTTATLILEGLRRLPPVIGALPKIEPKARPLLAPDLLMRYQYAAVTPEEAEALDAVDGTKSAADVCLDLRILERLRAAGFVTLATKASRPDEPPAPGGVCFLNVEIAGTPPSPRMSEALEMHARLVWNTYRRLDWINAYEVLGVPENAQDADLRQAVHERAKLFHPDNAVRATLGDASEALEALFTKVREADRAFATTAAREEYDRSLNRGTMSAPVSFGQTNPEVQRQVAKANYQRARTLVEMEDYYPAYEMLRQAVEFDPDRPEYWTFLAKVQGRNPKWVRQATETLRRAAARLPESVEVWLALADACANERNEVERVKALREVLKLDPTNRKAAKALAEIAATKPR, encoded by the coding sequence ATGGACACTTCCAAGTCGGGGGGCGGCTCGCTCTCGGGAGGGACGCTCGAGAAGACGGAATTCGCGGAGGTCCTCCGGTCGGCGTATCACGCGAGGAAGAACGCGCAGGTCCTCGTCTCGTCGAAGGGGGAGGAACGGAGCTTCTGGTTTCACCGGGGACGGCTCCTCTCCGCGTCGTCGAACCGGGAAGCCCAGCTCGTCGGGGAGCTGCTCCGGGCGTTCGGGCTCGCCGACGAATCCGTGCTGTTCTCGGCCTTCGAGAAGGCCCTCTCGGATCCGGGCCGTGGACTCGCGAACGCACTCAGGGATTCCGGGGCGGTCGCTCCCTACATTGCCGACGCCTGCGTCAGGGCGCTCGCGGAGAAGGTCCTCTACTCGACGTTCCAGTGGACGTCGGGGATGTACACGATCGTGCCGCTCGAAGGTCCACCCGACATCCCCACGGCCTTCGACCAGACGACGGCGACCCTCATCCTCGAAGGCCTTCGCCGGCTCCCTCCGGTGATCGGCGCTCTCCCGAAGATCGAGCCGAAGGCGCGGCCCCTCCTCGCACCCGATCTCCTGATGCGCTATCAGTACGCGGCCGTCACGCCGGAAGAGGCCGAGGCGCTCGACGCGGTCGACGGGACGAAGTCCGCGGCCGACGTCTGCCTCGACCTGAGGATCCTCGAGAGGCTCCGGGCGGCGGGCTTCGTTACCCTGGCCACGAAGGCCTCCCGGCCCGATGAGCCGCCGGCGCCAGGAGGGGTCTGCTTCCTGAACGTCGAGATCGCCGGTACGCCTCCGAGCCCCCGCATGTCCGAAGCGCTCGAGATGCATGCGCGGCTCGTCTGGAACACGTACCGGCGTCTCGACTGGATCAACGCGTACGAGGTTCTCGGCGTTCCGGAGAACGCACAGGACGCCGATCTCCGGCAGGCCGTCCACGAACGGGCCAAGCTCTTCCACCCCGACAACGCCGTACGGGCCACTCTCGGCGACGCATCGGAAGCCCTCGAAGCGCTCTTCACGAAGGTCAGGGAAGCCGACCGGGCGTTCGCCACCACGGCGGCCCGGGAGGAGTACGACCGCTCGCTGAACCGCGGGACGATGTCGGCTCCTGTCTCGTTCGGCCAGACCAACCCGGAGGTTCAGCGACAGGTGGCCAAGGCGAACTACCAGCGAGCCCGGACTCTGGTCGAGATGGAGGATTACTACCCCGCTTACGAAATGCTCCGGCAGGCGGTGGAGTTCGACCCCGACAGGCCCGAGTACTGGACGTTTCTCGCGAAGGTGCAGGGGCGGAATCCGAAGTGGGTGCGGCAGGCGACCGAGACCCTCCGCCGCGCCGCCGCCCGTCTTCCCGAAAGCGTAGAGGTCTGGCTGGCTCTCGCAGACGCCTGCGCGAACGAGCGAAACGAAGTGGAGCGGGTCAAGGCGCTTCGGGAGGTCCTGAAGCTCGATCCGACGAACCGGAAGGCGGCGAAGGCGCTCGCGGAGATCGCGGCGACGAAGCCTCGCTGA
- a CDS encoding DUF4126 domain-containing protein: MESVAHFGTGLGLAAGAGLNAYAVLLVYGGIARLFPEDFPGAIARFLAEPTTLGVLLGLYLLEFFADKIPGLDHVWDVIHTVVRPVAGALLAVAAVAPTSETPMAILAGGGGGVTALASHLVKGTVRLTSTALTAGVANFALSLAEDVLAVLQAIVSIFLPLVALVLAVAVAGLFLLCVPKLARGVDLFANRRRRKVSEPQDAGS, translated from the coding sequence ATGGAGTCTGTCGCTCACTTTGGCACGGGACTTGGTCTCGCGGCCGGAGCGGGCCTGAACGCGTACGCCGTCCTGCTCGTCTACGGTGGCATCGCCCGGCTCTTCCCCGAGGACTTTCCGGGCGCCATTGCGCGATTCCTCGCCGAGCCGACGACGCTCGGGGTCCTCCTCGGGCTCTACCTGCTCGAATTCTTCGCGGACAAGATTCCGGGGCTGGACCACGTGTGGGACGTCATCCACACCGTCGTCCGGCCCGTGGCCGGGGCGCTCCTGGCCGTCGCTGCGGTGGCCCCCACCTCCGAGACGCCGATGGCGATCCTGGCCGGTGGGGGAGGCGGGGTCACGGCCTTGGCCTCGCACCTCGTCAAGGGCACCGTCCGGCTCACGTCGACGGCGCTGACGGCGGGCGTCGCGAACTTCGCGCTGTCGCTCGCCGAGGACGTCCTCGCGGTCCTCCAGGCGATCGTCTCGATCTTCCTGCCCCTCGTCGCGCTCGTGCTGGCGGTCGCCGTGGCCGGCCTCTTCCTCCTCTGCGTCCCGAAGCTCGCGAGGGGCGTCGACCTCTTCGCCAATCGGCGTCGGCGAAAGGTCTCGGAGCCTCAAGACGCCGGCTCGTGA
- a CDS encoding NYN domain-containing protein, whose product MAELIDGNNLLGQRGITRETLLRELADLARAKRRKLTVVFDGPPDHGRPKVQLLGDVTVVHAAPRSADEEIVRRVREARDPRGVTVVTDDRVLCESVDAAGGRTLAVAVFRQAGSQRLTKKAAEGEDKRDPGGNASDWARWFSDPRNRIG is encoded by the coding sequence GTGGCCGAGCTCATCGACGGGAACAACCTCCTCGGCCAGAGGGGCATCACGCGGGAGACCCTGCTGCGGGAGCTGGCGGATCTGGCACGGGCCAAGAGAAGGAAGCTCACGGTCGTCTTCGATGGTCCTCCGGACCACGGCCGACCGAAGGTGCAGCTGCTCGGGGACGTCACGGTCGTCCACGCGGCGCCCCGAAGCGCCGACGAGGAGATCGTCCGCAGGGTGCGCGAAGCGCGCGACCCGCGGGGCGTGACCGTCGTGACCGACGATCGCGTCCTGTGCGAGTCCGTCGATGCCGCGGGGGGACGCACGCTGGCGGTGGCCGTGTTCCGGCAGGCCGGGTCACAGAGACTGACGAAGAAGGCCGCCGAAGGCGAGGACAAGAGGGATCCGGGGGGGAACGCCTCCGACTGGGCCCGCTGGTTCAGCGACCCGAGGAACCGGATCGGGTGA